GATAAAGCTAATCTTGATGGGTCTCATTTAAAGGAGTTATCAAAAGAAATAGAAGAAAGGTTAAAGAATGTCATTGATTCAGAGATAGAGAAATTTGATTCTGTTGATGAAAACGAGATGGAAGAATTAGCTCATGTAAAATTTGCCGAGGAAAGGAGTCATGGGTTTGCCGGTAGAAATAATGATTTAGCAAAATTAAGGGAATATATCGATTCATCACTTAGGAAACCATTTGTGGTATGGGGGCAATCTGGAATTGGAAAATCTGCATTTCTGGCAAAAGCATTTCTGGATTTGAAAAAAGATAATACATACCAGAATTCCAGGATCATTTGCCGTTTTATCGGTACTACTGGTAAATCATCAAATGGCAATTCACTTTTGTATAATATTTGTAATCGTTTATGCAAATTCTATAAAGGCAATAGTGAAGAAATTCCTATTGAACCTTCAGTTATGCAATATAAGTTCAGGGAATACCTTTCTAAGGCTACTAAAGAAAATCCTTTGATTATTTTTTTAGATGCCCTTGATCAGTCCTATGATAATGATCCTTTTGGGCAAATGAACTGGTTACCAGAGACACTGCCAGAACATGTGAAAATTATCTTGTCAACTTTGCCAGGGGTAAGTTATGAAAATCTTATAAAAAGAGAAAAAGAGCCCGTATTCCATAAATTACGTATGCTAACTAAAGAAGACGGGATAAAAGCACTAGAATCCTGGCTAACGGATTGTAAAAGAACTCTACGAGATTACCAATTTGATGATGTCATTAAGGCTTTCTTAAAGGCTGATTGCAATCCTTTGTACTTAAGGTTAGCTTTCGATCAGGTGAAAAAATGGAAATATGAAGATAGATTAATCAGGCTTGGACATAATATTCAAGAAATGATAGAAAATTTGTACTCAACTCTTTCAAGTGACAAGTCGCATGGAATTATTGTAGATAAAATACTTACGGCTTTACGCTGTGCCAAGTATGGCTTAAGTGATGATGAAATCCTGGGAATTCTGGCAGCAGACAAAGAATTCTGGATTGATTTTAGAATTCAATCTTTTCATGAATATCATTATCTTGAACAGGAAAATGATGGAAAGCAAAATAATGTTACTAAATATATTCCCCCAGTATTATGGATCAGGTTATACAATGACCTGGAATATTATTTAACCAGACGTACAGTTCCTGGTGGCGAAGTTATAACTTTTTATCATAGACAATTAGCAGAAGCAGTTGATAAAATATATTTTAGAGATTTGGATAAGGAAAGGGGTAAACATAAAGAGTTGGCAGAATACTTTGCTGCAAAAGACTGGTTCCGACAAATTGAACCTGAACAAATGCCCAATGTTCGTAAATGCGATGAACTTCCCTGGCAGCAAACTAAAGCTGAAATGTGGGATGAATTGACTGCAACATTATGTAACCTGGATTTCATCCAGGCAAAAAGTGCTGCTGGTATGACTTATGAGATGATGAATGATTATCAATTAGCTTTGGATACAATACCTATCGAAAGGGAAATTAAAAGAAGAGAAGAAGAAAGAGTAAGACAGGCTCGCATGGAAAAATATACCCATGATCTAATTGCATATGCCAAAGGGGAGATTAAAGAACTTGATATTCTTGAGAGTATTACCCCTTGGACTAAGGAACAAATTGAAAAAGAGATAAACAGAATCAAGAATGAGCCTGATAATGCTGATAAAATTCGTGATTTCTACAATTTCCTGGGACAGGAAGCCAATAATTTACAAAATTATGCTTGTGAATTCCCTCAT
This sequence is a window from Candidatus Stygibacter australis. Protein-coding genes within it:
- a CDS encoding DUF4062 domain-containing protein; the protein is MQRRRKIIRVFVSSTFEDFKLERDALQLGAFKNLRTYCQERGWQFQAVDLRWGISNEATIDQRTMEICLKEIERCQELSPKPNFVVLLGQRYGWQPLPDRIIESIMEEMKVAMTDELKDIVKHRYELDENQLPEPVWCLKSLKGKYLNDIEKYKKEVEIPLVNFFTEWAQANLPDPDEEKNYDNPRAKQRLKMERSATEQEIQAGALKVDDAERHVIAYFRDKITDCPSDNRIFIDADLAPIMGLKDRLKKKITEDNVIPIPAIWNVDKANLDGSHLKELSKEIEERLKNVIDSEIEKFDSVDENEMEELAHVKFAEERSHGFAGRNNDLAKLREYIDSSLRKPFVVWGQSGIGKSAFLAKAFLDLKKDNTYQNSRIICRFIGTTGKSSNGNSLLYNICNRLCKFYKGNSEEIPIEPSVMQYKFREYLSKATKENPLIIFLDALDQSYDNDPFGQMNWLPETLPEHVKIILSTLPGVSYENLIKREKEPVFHKLRMLTKEDGIKALESWLTDCKRTLRDYQFDDVIKAFLKADCNPLYLRLAFDQVKKWKYEDRLIRLGHNIQEMIENLYSTLSSDKSHGIIVDKILTALRCAKYGLSDDEILGILAADKEFWIDFRIQSFHEYHYLEQENDGKQNNVTKYIPPVLWIRLYNDLEYYLTRRTVPGGEVITFYHRQLAEAVDKIYFRDLDKERGKHKELAEYFAAKDWFRQIEPEQMPNVRKCDELPWQQTKAEMWDELTATLCNLDFIQAKSAAGMTYEMMNDYQLALDTIPIEREIKRREEERVRQARMEKYTHDLIAYAKGEIKELDILESITPWTKEQIEKEINRIKNEPDNADKIRDFYNFLGQEANNLQNYACEFPHFATQQAWNYANEGFVGNLANSKLNFVDSSILILANSIRPKWNPLAILVCSYRLDCSGLGQMKIVPNGKIVGLVSESECIILDSETGRIINNHKLYGNYVESIDITPDGKFVIIGLKEGGILLCNFDQYPELERI